Proteins encoded by one window of Sandaracinaceae bacterium:
- a CDS encoding cytochrome P450, which produces MIGSTIEFQKDQLGFVQDIHRDYGDVVKTNISLMDWYFVRDPEIIHEINVRQAKTFVKPALAKRIWKLFLGDGILTADGEVWKRQHDLIKPGFHRHRVEAYGPVMVEYAQQMLKGFANGEARDMRHEINGLAIRILGRTLFAADMDSSADTVYNAMHDISEILVEHINLPLPTPRWWPSKSNRRKIDAIEAIEGVLKRLIADRRCEGTDAGDLLSHLIFARDKEGGLSEEQLRDNGMTLIFAGHRPPRTP; this is translated from the coding sequence GTGATCGGCTCCACCATCGAGTTCCAGAAGGATCAGCTGGGCTTCGTCCAGGACATCCACCGGGACTACGGCGACGTGGTGAAGACCAACATCAGCCTCATGGACTGGTACTTCGTGCGTGACCCCGAGATCATCCACGAGATCAACGTCCGCCAGGCCAAGACGTTCGTGAAGCCCGCGCTGGCCAAGCGCATCTGGAAGCTGTTCCTGGGCGACGGCATCCTCACGGCCGACGGCGAGGTGTGGAAGCGTCAGCACGACCTGATCAAGCCCGGCTTCCATCGCCACCGCGTGGAGGCCTACGGCCCGGTCATGGTGGAGTACGCGCAGCAGATGCTGAAGGGCTTCGCCAACGGCGAGGCGCGCGACATGCGCCACGAGATCAACGGGCTGGCCATCCGCATCCTGGGCCGCACGCTCTTCGCGGCCGACATGGATAGCTCGGCGGACACCGTCTACAACGCGATGCACGACATCAGCGAGATCCTGGTGGAGCACATCAACCTGCCGCTGCCCACGCCGCGTTGGTGGCCCAGCAAGTCGAACCGCCGGAAGATCGACGCCATCGAGGCCATCGAGGGCGTGCTCAAGCGCCTCATCGCGGACCGCCGCTGCGAGGGCACGGACGCGGGCGACCTGCTGTCCCACCTCATCTTCGCGCGCGACAAGGAGGGCGGCCTCAGCGAGGAGCAGCTGCGCGACAACGGCATGACGCTGATCTTCGCCGGCCACAGACCACCGCGCACGCCATGA
- a CDS encoding cytochrome P450, whose product MTWAWYLLAKYPEVAEKLYQEVRSVCGDQPVNVEHLEHMPYVTQVMKESLRFLPSVWAFMRAPTEDITIKGYTFPKGAAIFISPYVLGRDPRNHPDADKYTPERWTREYERNLPKGAYVPFAAGPRVCAGQGFAQMEMKLLLATFVQNLVPTLADGFEPDLVPELSLHPGKRGLQCKVVFREDAPLRAR is encoded by the coding sequence ATGACGTGGGCCTGGTACCTGCTGGCCAAGTACCCCGAGGTGGCCGAGAAGCTCTACCAAGAGGTGCGCTCGGTGTGCGGCGACCAGCCGGTCAACGTGGAGCACCTCGAGCACATGCCCTACGTGACGCAGGTCATGAAGGAGAGCCTGCGCTTCCTGCCCTCCGTGTGGGCCTTCATGCGCGCGCCCACCGAGGACATCACGATCAAGGGCTACACCTTCCCGAAGGGCGCCGCGATCTTCATCAGCCCCTACGTGCTGGGCCGCGACCCGCGCAACCACCCCGACGCCGACAAGTACACGCCGGAGCGCTGGACGCGTGAGTACGAGCGCAACCTCCCGAAGGGCGCCTACGTGCCGTTCGCGGCCGGTCCGCGCGTCTGCGCCGGTCAGGGCTTCGCGCAGATGGAGATGAAGCTGCTGCTCGCCACGTTCGTGCAGAACCTGGTGCCCACCCTGGCCGATGGCTTCGAGCCCGACCTGGTGCCCGAGCTGAGCTTGCATCCGGGGAAGCGGGGGCTGCAGTGCAAGGTGGTGTTCCGGGAGGATGCCCCGCTGCGCGCGCGCTGA
- a CDS encoding ABC transporter permease → MVRSGEARTPQSRPFRVIAIFRAGFQEYDSRLVYADLFEVQAFLGQGDSVTGVEMRLNDLEQSVDVARRLERVMEGPFHTMDWAELNRPLFTALELQKIMLSLVIATIIWVAAFNVIATLIAIVIEKKREIAILKAMGASDGTVLAVFMVQGTVIGLVGTLAGPALGGAIVGYLSTFRFALDPRVYLIDHLPGDHGERVRADGGHRALHLHAEHAGPQLVGGAHAPRRRAETRMTSAVLPYARTTRPRAALTLVLVSATLLGCDPVDETAAEEHPAPAEPSREDRRASDESARGRARGVAEQGRAAREEAAADTIAAEVAAGLVDAGPLAALEAEPEAPAEAAGGAPGSADVYVRPVIHPDVIPNFRVLRFSLAEDVVDREPVMVSSSFRRDSGPMHVFLEVRNETGEDIQLFVGFRPASVTQRGGGVSLTIPPSPRYRTRARSNTRRAVGEWVCEIGRASTRAGHPALLDHPGAEPSPAAEPGAE, encoded by the coding sequence GTGGTCCGCTCGGGCGAGGCGCGCACGCCGCAGAGTCGCCCCTTCCGGGTCATCGCCATCTTCCGCGCCGGGTTCCAGGAGTACGACAGCCGCCTCGTCTATGCGGACCTGTTCGAGGTGCAGGCCTTCCTGGGGCAGGGCGACTCGGTCACCGGCGTGGAGATGCGCCTGAACGATCTCGAGCAGAGCGTGGACGTGGCGCGCCGCCTCGAGCGCGTCATGGAGGGGCCCTTCCACACGATGGACTGGGCCGAGCTCAACCGCCCGCTGTTCACGGCCCTCGAGCTCCAGAAGATCATGCTGAGCCTGGTCATCGCCACCATCATCTGGGTGGCGGCCTTCAACGTCATCGCCACGCTGATCGCGATCGTCATCGAGAAGAAGCGTGAGATCGCCATCCTGAAGGCCATGGGGGCCAGCGACGGCACCGTGCTGGCCGTGTTCATGGTGCAGGGCACCGTCATCGGGCTGGTGGGCACACTGGCCGGGCCCGCGCTGGGTGGCGCCATCGTGGGGTACCTGTCCACGTTCCGCTTCGCGCTGGACCCGCGCGTCTACCTCATCGACCACCTCCCCGGTGATCACGGCGAGCGAGTTCGCGCTGACGGCGGTCATCGCGCTCTCCATCTGCATGCTGAGCACGCTGGCCCCCAGCTGGTGGGCGGCGCGCATGCTCCCCGTCGAAGGGCTGAGACACGAATGACGTCTGCTGTTCTCCCATACGCGCGAACGACGCGGCCGCGAGCGGCCCTCACGCTGGTGCTGGTGAGCGCCACGCTCCTGGGCTGCGATCCGGTGGACGAGACCGCGGCCGAGGAGCACCCCGCCCCCGCCGAGCCATCTCGTGAAGACCGGCGGGCGAGCGACGAGTCAGCACGGGGAAGAGCGCGCGGGGTCGCTGAGCAGGGGCGCGCGGCGCGCGAGGAGGCCGCGGCGGATACCATCGCCGCCGAGGTGGCCGCCGGCCTGGTGGACGCCGGCCCACTCGCCGCACTGGAAGCGGAGCCAGAAGCCCCCGCCGAGGCAGCCGGAGGCGCACCGGGCAGCGCCGACGTGTACGTGCGCCCCGTCATCCACCCCGACGTCATCCCGAACTTCCGCGTCTTGCGCTTCTCGCTCGCCGAAGACGTGGTGGACCGCGAGCCCGTCATGGTGTCCAGCAGCTTCCGCCGCGACTCGGGCCCGATGCACGTGTTCCTCGAGGTGCGCAACGAGACCGGCGAGGACATCCAGCTGTTCGTGGGCTTCCGGCCCGCCTCCGTGACGCAGCGCGGCGGCGGCGTGTCGCTGACCATCCCGCCCTCCCCGCGCTACCGCACCCGCGCCCGCAGCAACACCCGCCGCGCCGTGGGCGAGTGGGTCTGCGAGATCGGACGAGCGTCAACGCGTGCTGGCCACCCAGCGCTTCTGGATCACCCCGGCGCCGAGCCGTCTCCGGCCGCCGAGCCCGGGGCCGAATAG
- a CDS encoding pyrimidine/purine nucleoside phosphorylase, whose translation MLQHNSYFEGQVQSVGFERLGRRQTVGVIAPGSYHFGTDAPERMTVIGGALEVRLDGTDSFVLYPAGTYFEVAGKSGFDARHRPERVPRATL comes from the coding sequence ATGCTTCAGCACAACAGCTACTTCGAGGGTCAGGTCCAGAGTGTCGGCTTCGAGCGCCTGGGCCGTCGCCAGACGGTCGGCGTCATCGCCCCCGGCTCCTACCACTTCGGCACCGACGCCCCCGAGCGCATGACCGTGATCGGCGGCGCGCTCGAAGTCCGCCTCGACGGCACCGACTCCTTCGTGCTCTACCCCGCCGGCACCTACTTCGAAGTCGCCGGCAAGAGCGGCTTCGACGCGCGCCACCGCCCCGAGCGCGTACCCCGCGCGACCCTCTGA
- a CDS encoding helix-turn-helix domain-containing protein yields MLVSETEQSYVDFVLDGEPVGPPAFAEYLVAIVIALGRWLTPEAPPPTEIILAHRWPRHSDAMAELLGAPVRFGGGAVRMVFPAARIDTPIAGADPHLGQLLAQKADEQARQIVTTTRVRDRARHYLSRHLEGHEPTVLELAEALRVTERTLRRKLRSEGTSPRELLDEVRHERALALLEEGQRSLDEIAYVLGFSGAGAFRRAFRRWTGVAPTEYGSPR; encoded by the coding sequence ATGCTGGTCAGCGAGACGGAGCAGTCCTACGTGGACTTCGTGCTCGACGGCGAGCCGGTGGGTCCCCCCGCGTTCGCCGAGTACCTGGTGGCCATCGTGATCGCTCTCGGCCGCTGGCTGACGCCGGAGGCGCCGCCGCCCACCGAGATCATCCTGGCGCACCGTTGGCCGCGCCACAGCGACGCCATGGCCGAGCTGCTTGGCGCGCCGGTGCGCTTCGGCGGTGGTGCCGTGCGCATGGTGTTTCCCGCCGCACGCATCGACACGCCCATCGCGGGCGCGGACCCTCACCTGGGGCAGCTGCTGGCGCAGAAGGCCGACGAGCAAGCCCGCCAGATTGTCACCACCACGCGCGTGCGCGACCGCGCCCGGCACTATCTGTCGCGGCACCTCGAAGGCCACGAGCCCACCGTGCTGGAGCTGGCCGAGGCGCTGCGCGTCACCGAGCGCACGCTGCGCCGCAAGCTGCGCTCCGAGGGCACCAGCCCGCGCGAGCTGCTGGACGAGGTGCGCCACGAGCGTGCCCTGGCCCTGCTGGAAGAAGGCCAGCGCTCGCTCGACGAGATCGCATACGTACTGGGCTTCAGCGGCGCGGGGGCGTTCCGCCGCGCGTTCCGGCGCTGGACGGGCGTGGCGCCCACGGAGTACGGCAGCCCGCGCTGA